CTGTATTCTCCTTTTTAGCAAAGAACTTATTAGTGAATTTATAGAGGTAGCTCAGCGGCCTAAATTCAGGAAATATTTTTTAGTGAGCGACTTAGAAAATTTATTAATAAAAATGCATGAAAAAGCATTATTCATTTCTGTA
The nucleotide sequence above comes from Thermococcus sp. M36. Encoded proteins:
- a CDS encoding putative toxin-antitoxin system toxin component, PIN family, translated to MLTKQKHRIIIDTNLWISFLLTGNYSKIDSLLNNNDCILLFSKELISEFIEVAQRPKFRKYFLVSDLENLLIKMHEKALFISV